One Cryptomeria japonica chromosome 9, Sugi_1.0, whole genome shotgun sequence genomic window carries:
- the LOC131858064 gene encoding uncharacterized protein LOC131858064, producing the protein MFVSDAWLGSTYSKRPEAEKIVCIVFDEGFTKSGEELTAVTEPLVRVLRMVDGEGMPMGFIYEAMDRAKEAISHYYRGNTRKCEIFWRIIDRRWTNQLHQPIHAFAYFLNPKFYFFDSFRADEEVMAGVITCFDKMTPDPELRDKVLDELEIYKSAEGDSSHHN; encoded by the exons atgtttgtgtcagatgcttggttggggtctacatactccaaaagacctgaagcagagaagattgtttgcattgtttttgatgaagggttcaccaaaagtggagaggagttgactgcg gtgacagaacctttggtaagggttcttcgtatggtggatggagagggcatgccaatgggtttcatttatgaggccatggatagggccaaagaggccatttcacattactatcgtggaaatacaagaaaatgtgaaatcttttggcgcatcattgatcgtaggtggacaaaccaactccaccaaccgatacatgccttcgcctactttttgaacccgaaattctacttctttgattcatttagggctgatgaggaggtcatggcaggtgttattacatgctttgataagatgacacctgatcctgagttgagagacaaggttcttgatgagttggag atctacaaaagtgcagagggagactcttctcatcacaactag